ACCACCCGCTGGTGGGCGAGGGCTCGCTGACCATCGAGGCGGACGAGAAGGCCGGCATACCGCAGGACAAGGTCATCGGGATCGAGCGCATCCATGTCGAACAGGATGCGGGCAAGCTGATGCACGATCAGCATCCGACCATGTCCTATGTCGATCTCAACCGCAGCGGCGTCGCGCTGATGGAGATCGTCAGCCGCCCCGACATGCGCTCGCCCGCCGAGGCCGGGGCCTATGTCCGCAAGCTGCGCTCGATCCTGCGCTATGTCGGATCGTGCGACGGCAATATGGAAGAAGGCTCGATGCGCGCCGACGTGAATGTCTCCGTCCGCAAGCCGGGCGAGGGATTCGGCACGCGCACCGAGACGAAGAACGTCAACTCGGTGCGTTTCGTGATGCAGGTCATCGAATACGAGGCGAACCGCCAGGTCGAGGTGATCGAGAACGGCGGCAGCGTCGATCAGGAAACCCGCCTGTTCGACGTCGCGAGCGGCACCACGCGGACCATGCGCAGCAAGGAAGACGCGCATGACTACCGCTATTTCCCCGATCCCGACCTGCTGCCGCTCGAACTCGACGAGGACTTCCTCGCCGAATGCCGCGCCAGCCTGCCCGAACTGCCCGACGCCAAGCGCGCGCGCTACGAGGGCGAGCTCGGCCTCACGCCCTACAACGCCCGCGAACTGACCGCCGAGGTCGAAACCTTCGCCCGCTTCGAGACGCTGCTCGCTGAAACTGCGCAGGCGACGGGAAAGAGCGAAAAGGAAATCGCCACCCCGGTCGCCAACTGGGCGCTCTCGGTCGCACCGGGCGTGATGAAGTCGCTGGGCGAGGAAGCAAACCCCTCCAACGCCACGGCGAAGG
The genomic region above belongs to Qipengyuania spongiae and contains:
- the gatB gene encoding Asp-tRNA(Asn)/Glu-tRNA(Gln) amidotransferase subunit GatB; the protein is MSEYRIKGATGEWEVVIGLEVHAQVTSNAKLFSGAATAFGAEPNSQVSLVDAAMPGMLPVPNRECIRQAVRTGMAIEAEINAWSRFDRKNYFYADLPQGYQISQLYHPLVGEGSLTIEADEKAGIPQDKVIGIERIHVEQDAGKLMHDQHPTMSYVDLNRSGVALMEIVSRPDMRSPAEAGAYVRKLRSILRYVGSCDGNMEEGSMRADVNVSVRKPGEGFGTRTETKNVNSVRFVMQVIEYEANRQVEVIENGGSVDQETRLFDVASGTTRTMRSKEDAHDYRYFPDPDLLPLELDEDFLAECRASLPELPDAKRARYEGELGLTPYNARELTAEVETFARFETLLAETAQATGKSEKEIATPVANWALSVAPGVMKSLGEEANPSNATAKAQARILAMQDKGEISGGQAKEIYEIVLRDGGDPEAIADEKGLKQVSDTGAIEAAIDAIIAANQDKVAEYRGGKDKLFGFFVGQTMKAMHGKANPAVVNQILKDKLA